TGTCGTAGCCGCGACGGGTGGCCATCGCGGCCGCCACCTCTTCCTCGTGGTCGCGCGCGCGCCGTCGGTCGAGGATCCGAGCCGCCTTCCAGCTCACGAACGCCCCGGTGCTGGTGATCTGGTCGACCTCGTCGACGAACTCGACCTCGCAGCGCACCCCCAGACGCTCGGCGAAGCGCGTGACGACGCCGGACGCGACCTGCTCGTCACGAGCTCCCGGCAGCATCTCCAGGCGCACCGTCACGACGTCCGCGCCGTCGACGCGGTCGATGACGACCTGGAAGCCGACGCACCGCGTGACGCCGTCGAGCACGGCCTCCTCGAGGTCGCTGGCGAGCAGCCGCGACCCCCCGAGCTCGATGCGGTCGAGCACGCGGCCCACCACCTCCAGCCGGTCGCCGGGCAGCTCGCAGTCGCAGTCGCTATCGGACAGCCGGACGACGTCGCCCGTGCGGTATCGCACGAGTGGCTTGATGCCGGCGACGACCGTCGTGACGCACAGCTCGCCGGTTCCGCGGGAACCGAGCGACTCGCCGGTGTCGGGGTCGAGCACCTCGGCGATGTAGTTCGGCGCCGACAGGTGCATGGCACCGTTGCGACAGGCCGTGCCCATGACGAACGCCTCCTGCGAGCCGTACAGGATGTTGTAGGTGGTGGTGCCCCACACGCTGTCGATGGTGGCCGCGAGCGCGGGGGTGCACATCTCGCCGGTGAGGAAGAACAGCTTCACCGCGAAGTCCTTCTCCAGGTCGTAGCCGTGGAACCGCGCTGCCTTGGCGAGGTTGAGGCACACGCCGGGCGTGCAGCAGATGACCTCCAGCCGCAGGTCCTTCATGAGCTGCAGCGCCTTGGCGAAGCCCATGACCGGCGAGTACGGCCAGATCTTGGCGTTGCACGAGCCGACGTTGCGGGCGACGTCGCCGAGCGTGTCGCCGAAGCTGTGCACCTCGGTGGGCCCCATGAGCCCGATCGCCGGCCGCTGGTCGCCGAAGTGGTGGTCGAAGATGCTGGCCCACGACGCCGTCACGTGCGCGTTGCTGGCGATCACCTCCTTGCCGTCGCGCGGGCACGGCGTGGCCGCGCCGGTCGTACCGGTGGTCTCGTAGAAGAACACGGCGTCATGCACGTCGCCGGACAGCACGTCGAGCAGGTGGGTGCGCAGGTCCTGCTTGGTCGTGAAGGGCAGGGCGGTGAGGTCGTCGAGGGTGAGCGCCGCCGCGTCGACGCCGGCGAGGTGGTCCGCGTAGAAGGGCGAGCGGGACTGCACGTGTCCCACGACGCGGCGCAGCGCCGTCTCGTACCACTGCGTCCAGTCCGCCGCGCTGAGCTCGCGGGCGTAGTACCGCTCGGTGAAGGGCAGGAACTCCGCGAGGAACTCCCGGTGCCGCTCGTCGGTGGGCAGCCACATGTCCATCAGGCGTCGCTTTCGGGTCGGGGTCGGTGGGTCAGAACCGAAGCGCGGACCGCTCGGTGCCCGCCGGTCGGGGAAGGGACTCGCCGGTCACCGTGAGGTGGCGGCGCAGGAGCAGGATCATCTGGACCATCCGGGTGACCATGTGGGTCACGGCGGCCAGCCCCTCGGCGTCCGTCATCGCCTCACCGGGCGCTCCGCCGTGGACGACGGCCGGGTACCCGCTGCCGACGAGGATCATCCGGTTGAGCAGCACGTTGTGCACCAGCTGGGCGTGGACGTCGGTGTGCCCGTACCGGCGTCCGGTGACGATGACGCCGCCGACCTTGTTGGTGAGCGGGCGCTCGAAACGCAGGTAGCCGACCCCCGCCCGCTCGACGAAGCGCTGCATGATGCTCGACATGCCGTAGCCGTGCACGGGGCAGGCGTAGATCACGCCGTCGGCTGCCCGCATCCGGCGCACCACCGCCGCGACGTCGTCGTCGAGGGCGCACGGGACGCGACGGCTGTTGCAGTCACCGCAGGCCGCGCAGTCGTCGATGGTGTGGCGACGCAGGTCGACGACCTCGACGCCCGCGCCCAGCTCCCGCGCCACTCGCGTGACGTGCTTCAGGACCTGCTCGGTGTTGCCACCGACCCGCTCCGAGCCGTTCAGAGCGACGATCGTGGGACGCCACGGCTCAGCACCGACGCCGTTCACCGTCATGCGATCCCCCCTTGCCGACCGCGTGCTCAGCGCGCGCCGGGTGAGCCGATGGCACCGTGCAGGAACGAGCGGAAGATCTCCAGCCCCAGCTCGGTCGTGATGCTCTCGGGGTGGAACTGCACGGATTCCAGTGGCAGCTCGCGGTGCCGCAGTCCCATGACGTAACCGTCGTCGCACGAGCGCGCGGTGACTTCGAGCTCGCCCGGCACGGTGCCCTCCTCGACCACGAGCGAGTGGTAGCGCGTCGCGAGGAATCCCTGCGGCTGCTGGGCGAAGGCACCACGACCGTCGTGCTCGATGCGGCTGGTCTTGCCGTGCATGAGGTGCTGGGCCGGGCTGACGCGGGCGCCGTAGGCCACGCCCAGCGCCTGGTGCCCGAGGCACACGCCGAAGATCGGCAGGCTGGTGGCGAACGCGCGCACCAGCTCCACGTGGCCGGAGTCGACCGGGTGGCCGGGCCCGGGGCCGAGCACCAGCAGGTCGGGAGCCTCGGCGCGCACCCGCTCGACCGTCGCGGCGTCGGAGCGGATCACGACCGGGTTCGCTCGCAGCGTGCGCAGGTACTGGTCGATGATGTGGACGAAGCTGTCGTAGGCGTCGACGACGACCGTCTTCACGTGAGCTCCTCGCCTGTCACGGCCCAGTAGGCCGCGCTCAGCTTCGACAGGGTCTCGCGCCACTCGCCGTCCGGCGTCGAGTCGGCCACGACGCCGGCCGAGGCGCGGGTGCGGTACGTCGTGCCGCACCGGAAGAGCGTGCGCAGGCACAGCCCGAGGTTGACGTAGCCACCGAAGCCGATGAGCCCGAAGGCGCCGGCGTAGAGCTCGCGGCGGCGGTCCTCGAGGCCTTCGATGATCTCCATCGCTCGGATCTTGGGGGCACCGGTCATCGTGCCGGCGGGGAACGTCGCCGCCACGACGTCCTGCGCGTCGACGCCCGGCACGACGCGAGCGGTCACGTTGGACACGAGGTGGAACACGTGCGAGTAGTCCTCGACCACCATCAGCTCGTCGACGTCGATGCTGTCGACCTGCGCGACCCGGCCGAGGTCGTTGCGGCACAGGTCGACCAGCATCGTGTGCTCGGCGATCTCCTTCTCGTCGCCGCGCAGCCGGCGTCGGGCGTCGTGGTCGCGCGCCTCGTCGCCGCTGCGCCGCACCGTCCCGGCGATGGGGCGCATCGTCATCAGGTCGCCCTCGATCCGCAGGAACAGCTCGGGGCTGGCGGAGATCATCGTCAGGTCACCGACGGGCACGATGGCCATGTACGGCGACGGGTTGCGTTCACGCAGCCTGCGGTAGACGGTGAGCTCGTCGACGGCGGACTCGACGGTCAGCTCGTGACCGAGCTGCACCTGGTAGATGTCGCCGATCGCGATGTGGCCCAGGGCCGTGGTGACGTCGTCATGGAACCGCTCCGGCGTCGTGGAGTCGGCGACGGACTCGGGCGGGGGCAGGTGCGTCGAGCCGCTGCCCGGCGCCGGCGCAGGTGACGCGAGCTGCTGCAGCAGCGACTCCACGTCGACCTCGGGCAGACCCTCCCCCTCGACGAGGGTCAGGGTGACCTCGCCGCCCGCCAGGTCGAACACCGCGACACCGCGGTGCACCACCAGCGTGAGGTCAGGTGCGGCGTCCGGACGGGCCGGGATCGCCCGGGGCAGCCGCTCGACGTGCTGCACCACGTCGTAGCCGTAGATCGCCAGGTACCCGAAGCCGAAGGCGCGGGCATCGAGGTCGAACGCACCGAACACGCGCTCGACGGCCCGCGGGACGTCGAAGAGCGAGCACGTGGCCGTCAGCCAGAGCTCGCCGGACCGCTCGGCCGCGCCCGCCTCGCCCAGCGCCGCGCGCACAGCGCGCACCAGCACCTCAGTGCCTGCGACGTCGATGCGCTCGCCGTGCACCGAGACCGTCAGGACGGGGTCGAACCCGACGAGCGCCGAGCGCCGATCGGCTGTCGGGCCGGCGAGCGACTCGAGCAAGAAGACCGCCCGCTCGCCCCAGCTGGCGCGCAGGGCCAGGTAGGCGGCGTACGGGTCGCCCGCAAC
This window of the Angustibacter sp. Root456 genome carries:
- a CDS encoding phenylacetate--CoA ligase family protein, with product MDMWLPTDERHREFLAEFLPFTERYYARELSAADWTQWYETALRRVVGHVQSRSPFYADHLAGVDAAALTLDDLTALPFTTKQDLRTHLLDVLSGDVHDAVFFYETTGTTGAATPCPRDGKEVIASNAHVTASWASIFDHHFGDQRPAIGLMGPTEVHSFGDTLGDVARNVGSCNAKIWPYSPVMGFAKALQLMKDLRLEVICCTPGVCLNLAKAARFHGYDLEKDFAVKLFFLTGEMCTPALAATIDSVWGTTTYNILYGSQEAFVMGTACRNGAMHLSAPNYIAEVLDPDTGESLGSRGTGELCVTTVVAGIKPLVRYRTGDVVRLSDSDCDCELPGDRLEVVGRVLDRIELGGSRLLASDLEEAVLDGVTRCVGFQVVIDRVDGADVVTVRLEMLPGARDEQVASGVVTRFAERLGVRCEVEFVDEVDQITSTGAFVSWKAARILDRRRARDHEEEVAAAMATRRGYDT
- a CDS encoding aminodeoxychorismate/anthranilate synthase component II — encoded protein: MKTVVVDAYDSFVHIIDQYLRTLRANPVVIRSDAATVERVRAEAPDLLVLGPGPGHPVDSGHVELVRAFATSLPIFGVCLGHQALGVAYGARVSPAQHLMHGKTSRIEHDGRGAFAQQPQGFLATRYHSLVVEEGTVPGELEVTARSCDDGYVMGLRHRELPLESVQFHPESITTELGLEIFRSFLHGAIGSPGAR
- a CDS encoding anthranilate synthase component I family protein, which gives rise to MPGDRSALELSLRRHRAVAGDPYAAYLALRASWGERAVFLLESLAGPTADRRSALVGFDPVLTVSVHGERIDVAGTEVLVRAVRAALGEAGAAERSGELWLTATCSLFDVPRAVERVFGAFDLDARAFGFGYLAIYGYDVVQHVERLPRAIPARPDAAPDLTLVVHRGVAVFDLAGGEVTLTLVEGEGLPEVDVESLLQQLASPAPAPGSGSTHLPPPESVADSTTPERFHDDVTTALGHIAIGDIYQVQLGHELTVESAVDELTVYRRLRERNPSPYMAIVPVGDLTMISASPELFLRIEGDLMTMRPIAGTVRRSGDEARDHDARRRLRGDEKEIAEHTMLVDLCRNDLGRVAQVDSIDVDELMVVEDYSHVFHLVSNVTARVVPGVDAQDVVAATFPAGTMTGAPKIRAMEIIEGLEDRRRELYAGAFGLIGFGGYVNLGLCLRTLFRCGTTYRTRASAGVVADSTPDGEWRETLSKLSAAYWAVTGEELT
- a CDS encoding flavodoxin family protein, which codes for MTVNGVGAEPWRPTIVALNGSERVGGNTEQVLKHVTRVARELGAGVEVVDLRRHTIDDCAACGDCNSRRVPCALDDDVAAVVRRMRAADGVIYACPVHGYGMSSIMQRFVERAGVGYLRFERPLTNKVGGVIVTGRRYGHTDVHAQLVHNVLLNRMILVGSGYPAVVHGGAPGEAMTDAEGLAAVTHMVTRMVQMILLLRRHLTVTGESLPRPAGTERSALRF